In the Phytoactinopolyspora mesophila genome, GGTCCAGCAGGACCTGGCACATCGTCTCGTGATCGTGGCTGTCGAAGTAGCAGCCCTCGGGCGAGTACTCGCCGCGGCGATAGCGTTGTGCCTTGGGGAACAGGAAACCCTCGATCGTCGCGCGGATGACTTCGCGGCCCTGTGCGCGCAGGACAACGGCAAGTTCGTTGGCCAGTGTCGTCTTGCCAGCGGCAGGCGGCCCGTCGATGGCGACGCGCACTGGGTGCCCGACCGTGACGGAGTCAATCGTCTCGGCCAGGCGGCTCAGGAGTTCGCTGCGGGTACCGCTGCTCATGGTCTACCACCGTCCACTGTGTCGTGTGTCTCGTCATACGGGCGCACCTTACGGCCTGTCCCGTGTGTCAGCCTGCCGCCATCTCCTCACGCGGCTGCACCTTCTCTCGTCGGGCCTTCGCATACGGCCCGTCTGTCTCTCGCAGAACGCGCTCTCGACGTCGCCGCGGACCCCATCTTGGTCGCAGGCGAATCCTTTTCCCGGGTGTGCGTCTCTTCTCTTCAGGCGACTCACCGATCTCGGGTGTCGCTAGTCGAAAGGAGAGAACATGATCAAGGTAGGCCAATTTGCGCCTGATCTGCAGCTGACCGACACCAGCGGTGCGGCTATCCGCCTGCACGACTTCCGCGACAAGAGTCACGTGCTCATCTACTTCATGCGCCACACCCGATGCCCGATGTGCAACCGGCACGTCAAACGCCTGGCCGCGAACGCCGCCGACTACGCCGCCCATGGGGCCACCATCGTCGTGGCTGTGCCCGACGATGCAGGCACAGCGGCGCGATGGGCCGCCCGGATGCAGCTACCATTCGCCGTGGTGATGAGCGCCGAGGGTACGCCCCACGCGGCGATTGGTCTGGCGCGCAAGGTCTTCGGCTCGATGCAGGAGTC is a window encoding:
- a CDS encoding peroxiredoxin family protein; protein product: MIKVGQFAPDLQLTDTSGAAIRLHDFRDKSHVLIYFMRHTRCPMCNRHVKRLAANAADYAAHGATIVVAVPDDAGTAARWAARMQLPFAVVMSAEGTPHAAIGLARKVFGSMQESGTVLVDRTGVVRYLNIATVPSGGYSHRAVMDAIAVLAGELEDK